A window of Leclercia adecarboxylata contains these coding sequences:
- a CDS encoding sodium:solute symporter family protein — translation MNNFTAEDTLIIVGIVIAYILFTTWLTFRLRSKNTGDFMEGSRAMPAFIVGILLMSEYIGAKSTIGTAQAAFEDGFAASWSVIGAAIGFPLFGLLLVKRIYNTGKITISGAIAEKYGTSTKNIISVIMIYALLLVNVGNYVSGAAAISTVLKVNLPVAAFITAIVSTFYFAFGGMKGVAWVTLLHSALKYFGILVIMGFALSKTGGFTPMIEQMPSYYWTWDGNIGASTIFAWLIGTIGSIFCTQFVIQAISSTKDVKSAKRSTWVAFFFCLPIALAIAVIGVAAKYLHPEIDSLYAMPIFLQDMNPWLAGLVTTSLVASIFVSVSTVALAIASLVVKDFYVPYRNPTPEQEFKATRWMSLLIGFLPLIFVLLVPEVLKLSFFTRAIRLSITVVAVIAFYAPFFRSTRGANAGLIGACVVTSLWYLLGDPFGINNMYIALITPAVIMVLDRLIPNKADRKAPAPVQHNGV, via the coding sequence ATGAACAATTTTACCGCTGAAGATACCCTGATCATCGTAGGCATTGTGATTGCCTACATCCTGTTTACCACCTGGCTGACCTTCCGGTTGCGCAGTAAAAACACCGGTGATTTTATGGAGGGCTCCCGGGCAATGCCGGCGTTTATCGTCGGGATCCTGCTGATGTCTGAATACATCGGCGCCAAATCCACCATCGGTACTGCCCAGGCGGCGTTCGAGGATGGCTTTGCTGCGTCCTGGTCGGTCATTGGCGCGGCCATCGGCTTCCCGCTGTTTGGCCTGCTGCTGGTGAAACGCATCTATAATACCGGCAAAATCACCATCTCCGGGGCAATTGCCGAGAAGTACGGCACCAGCACCAAAAACATCATCTCAGTTATCATGATCTACGCCCTGCTGCTGGTGAACGTCGGCAACTACGTCTCAGGCGCGGCGGCGATCTCCACCGTCCTCAAGGTCAACCTCCCCGTTGCCGCCTTTATTACGGCTATCGTCAGTACCTTCTACTTCGCCTTTGGCGGCATGAAGGGCGTGGCCTGGGTGACGCTGCTGCACAGCGCCCTGAAGTATTTCGGTATTCTGGTGATCATGGGCTTTGCGCTCTCTAAAACCGGCGGCTTCACGCCCATGATTGAGCAGATGCCTTCTTACTACTGGACCTGGGACGGCAACATCGGGGCCAGCACCATCTTTGCCTGGCTGATTGGCACCATCGGCTCAATCTTCTGCACCCAGTTTGTGATTCAGGCCATCTCGTCCACCAAAGACGTGAAATCAGCCAAACGCTCTACCTGGGTCGCCTTCTTCTTCTGCCTGCCGATTGCCCTGGCGATTGCGGTGATTGGCGTTGCAGCCAAGTATCTCCACCCTGAGATCGACAGCCTGTACGCCATGCCGATCTTCCTGCAGGACATGAACCCGTGGCTGGCCGGACTCGTGACAACGTCACTTGTAGCCTCGATTTTCGTCAGCGTAAGTACCGTGGCGCTGGCTATCGCCTCGCTGGTGGTGAAAGATTTCTACGTGCCGTACCGCAACCCCACCCCGGAGCAGGAGTTTAAGGCCACCCGCTGGATGTCGCTGCTGATTGGCTTCCTGCCGCTGATTTTCGTCCTGCTGGTGCCGGAGGTGCTGAAGCTGTCATTCTTCACCCGCGCCATTCGTCTGTCGATTACGGTGGTGGCGGTCATTGCCTTCTATGCGCCGTTCTTCAGGAGCACCCGCGGGGCGAATGCCGGCCTGATTGGTGCCTGCGTGGTGACATCGCTGTGGTATCTGCTGGGTGACCCGTTTGGCATCAACAATATGTATATCGCGCTGATCACCCCGGCGGTGATTATGGTCCTTGACCGTCTGATCCCCAATAAAGCGGATCGCAAAGCGCCTGCCCCTGTTCAACATAATGGAGTCTGA